In the genome of Verrucomicrobium sp., the window GCTCAGGGAGACGCCGGAGGGCTGGAGGCCGATCTCCGCCTGGGCGACCTGCCGGAGGCCGCCGGGCGTCCACGCCAGCCGTGTCAGGCGGCGGTCGACGCGCAAGCCCTTCGGCTGGGAGGCGTCCGGCGCCATCGCCCCGGCGACGAGGACGGTGCCGCCGTCCCGCGTGGCGGCGATGCAGGTGGGCGGGCCGATGACGCTGCACGGCACCCCCTCCAGCGTCCAGGTACGGGGAGGAAGGGTTGAGAAGTCGGCCGCGGTGACGCTGCCTGGGCCTGCCGGAGCAGCGACGAACATCCGGGCGTCCCGGTAGCCGCTGGCCTGGTCGTTGGCGGAGAAGACAAGGGAGGGGGCCGCCGGCGCGAGGGCCAGAGACCATCCCAAGACGGGGAGGAAAAGGATGCGAGGCAAAAAGTCCAAATTACTTGAAATAGAATACTGACAGACTGGGGAATTGGAATTTAACATCCCACCAAGGTTATAACAATGGGTGCTTCTTCCTGGTTTCGTCTGCCTGAATCACAAAATTATCTTTCGGTCCTCGACAGTGCCATCCTGATTTTCGCCATCGCATCGATGGTGGCAATTGGTCTCTATATCTCGCGCAAGGTGAAGACCTCGGAAGACTACTTCCTGGCCAAGCGGAGCCTGCCGGGCTGGCTCGTCGGCATCTCGATCTTCGCCACCACGATCAGCTGCCTTTCCTTCACCGCGATCCCGGCCTTCACGTTCAAGCACGACTACCTGTGGGTCTCCTCCAGCTGCGTCTACATCTTCGTGGCGGTCTTCGCCATGTACTTCATCATGCCGTTTTTTCGGAAGGTGCAGACGCCGAGCGGCTACGAATATCTGGAGCGGCGCTTCGGCACGTGGGCCCGCGTTTACCTGGCGCTGGGCTACGTCGTGATGAACAGCTTCCGCATGGGGATCATCCTCTACGCCATCGCGCTCACCTTCGAGACAGCCACCGGCATCCGCCTGCCGTGGATCGTCGTCGTCCTGGGCGTCACGGCGGCGGTCTACGCCATCTCCGGCGGCCTGGAGGCGGTCATCTGGACCGACCTTTTCCAGAGCGGCATCCTCCTGGTGGGCGCGGTCGTCTGCATCGGCGCGGCGCTCCACGGCGTGCCGGGCGGCTTCTCCCACGTCGCCGCGACGGCCTACCACGGCGGGAAGATGTCCCTCGGCAGCATGGACCTGAGCCTGACGGAGCGGACGTTCTGGACGATCGTCATCACCAGCATCTTCTCCATGAGCTCGGCCTCCACCACCGCGCAGGACGCCATCCAGCGCTACCGCGCGCCGGAGTCGGAGAAGGAGGCCCGCATCGCCCTGGGGGTGAGCGCCTTCACCATGGTGCCGGTGTGGCTCCTCTTCAGCTTCCTGGGCACGGTCCTCTGGGCCTTCTACCAGGCCTTCCCCGATCCCCACGTGCAGGCGATGGCGCAGGCCAACCCGGAGAAGATCGTCCCCTACTTCATCTTCACCCAGCTCCCCTCCGGCCTGGGCGGCATCGTCCTGGCGGGGATGCTCATGGCCTCCGTCAGCGCCATCAACGGCAGCCTCAACGCCTGCGCCGCCACGGCGACGAGCGATTTCTACGAGCGCTTCATCGCCCCGGGCCGGCCCCCCCGCCACTATCTGAGCGCGGGGCGCTGGATCTCCTGCCTCTTCGGCGCGGGGATGATCGGCATGGCGCTGCTGGTCTACTGGTTCCGCCAGTCAACTCTCCAGGACCTCCAGGCCCTCATGATCATGATCATCACCGCAGGGTCGTTCGGCCTCTTCATGATCGGCTTCCTCAGCCGCCGGGTGGACAACTTCTCCGCCGCCTGGGCCACCGGCCTTACCGTGGCGGGAGTCAGCCTGTGGGTCTTCCTGCAGAGCGATTGGGCCCGCCTGCGCTGGCCGGGGCTATCTCCTTACCTGCCGAATCTCTTCTGGCTCTCCGTCTTCTCGAACGTCTCCCTCTTCGCGCTGGCCTGGCTCATCGCGCGGCTCTTCAACCGCCGCTGCCGGCACAGCCTGACCGACCTCACCATCTTCACCCTGCGGAAAGAAGACGCGGGGCATTGATTCTATGAAGCAGCTCCTTCGGATCGCCGCCGCCGTCCTGCTCCTGGCCGCCTCTCCGGCCTGGGCCGCCCTCCGCCTTCCCGCGCTGTTTGCCGACCATATGGTCCTCCAGGCGGGTGCGCCCGCCGCCGTCTGGGGCTGGGCCGATCCGGGTGCGGAGGTCACCGTGACCTTCTCCGGCCAGGAGCCCGTCCACGCCGCGGCCGGTTCCGACGGGCGTTGGAAGGCGGCGCTGCCCGCCTTGGACGCGGGCGCGCGGGGGACGCTCGCCGTCGAGTCGAAGGGGACAAAGAAGGAGATCGCCGACGTCCTCGCCGGCCAAGTCTGGCTTTGCTCCGGCCAGTCGAACATGGAATACAACGTCGACGCCCCCGCCAGCCGTTACGCGCCGCGGGAGAAGGAGGTCGACGGCAACGTCGCCCTCGCGCACAAGGAAGCCGCGCCGCTGGAGGGAGCCATCCGCTACTTCCAGGTCACCCGCTTCGGCGCCGACGCGCCGCAGGACGACGTGAAGGGGAGCTGGATCGTCGTCACCCCGGAGAACGTCGGCGAGTGCTCCGCGGTGGCCTGGAACTTCGCCCTGCGGGTGCACGACGCGCTGCGGCAGCCCGTCGGCCTCATCCTCTCCACCTGGGGCGGCACGCCGGTCCAGTCCTGGCTCCCGCGCGAGGCGCTCGACGCCACCTCCGTCGCCGCCGACATCTGGAAGCACCACGCGGAGCTGATCGCCCAGTTCCCCGCGGCCAAAAAGAAGTACGACGCCGATCTGGCCGCCTGGAAGGCCGCCAACCCGACGCCGGAACTCCAGGCCGAAAACAAGCGGAAGATGCCGCGTATGCCCTACTACGCCACATGCAGCCTGGCCCCCGTCCGCCTCTACAACGGCATGATCCACGGCCTGGCGCCCTACACCTTGAGCGGCTTCCTGTGGTACCAAGGGGAGGCCGACGGCAAGAATCCCACCCAGTACGCCGAGCAGATCCGCGCCCTGGTGAACGCCTGGCGGAAGGACTGGGAGGCGGAGCTGCCCTTCTTCTACGTCGAGCTGGCGGGCTGCGGCAACCCGCCGCAGAAGCCCGCCGAGGGAGGCACCGCCTACATCCGCGAGGCGCAGGCGGGCGTCCTCCAGCTGCCGAAGACCGGCGTCGCCATCGCCGTCGACCTGGGCCTGCCGAAGAACATCCACCCGCCGTTCAAGAAAGAGGTCGGCAACCGCCTGGCGGGCCTGGCCCTGGAGAAAGTCTACGGCCAGCGGGTGGGCGGGGTGGACAGCCCGCAGTTCGAGGGCTTCGCCGTGGAGGGGAACTCCGTCCGTCTCAAGTTCACCCACGCCGAGGGGCTCCGCGCGAAGGACGGCGGCCCGCTCAAGGGCTTCGCCCTCCGCGGCGCGCACGGGGACTGGGTCTGGGGCGACGCGCGGATCGACGGCCAGGACATCGTCGTCTCCAGCCCCTCCGTCTCCGCGCCCGCGGCGGTCCGCTACGGCTGGGCCTCCTATCCCACGCTTTCCGTGGAGAACGCGGCGGGCTTGCCGCTGCGCCCCTTCCGCACCGACCCCGAAACTCCCGACGCTCCCGCTCCCGTCCCCATCGGCACTCCCGTCAAATAACCTTATGCGCTCCCCGCTCCTCCCGTTTCCGCAGCTCCTCTTCCCGCGCCTGCGCCGCGCGCTCAACCGCCTGGCGCTCGGCATCTGGCACGACCCGCTCAACCTGGAAGTCTCTCGCACCGAGGCGCGGCGGGGGGAGTTTCCCTTCGCCGATGCGCGGCGCGCCAAGCGGAAGCCGATGACGTTGCCCGGCGTGTGGCAGGCCCCCGGCTTTTCCACCACCTGGTTCCGCGTCCGCCTGCCCGCCGGGCGGAAGGCGCGCCCCGGCGACCACCTGCGCTGGGAGGACAACGCCGAGGCGACCGCCTGGGCCGACGGCGAGCCCCTCTACGGCTTCGACGCGACGCACCGCCAGTGGCCCTGGCCCGCGGGCGCGCGGGAGGTGTGGATCGAGAGCATCTTCTGCCAGTCCGGCATCTGGCACGCGGCGGCCAAGGGGATCGGCCCCCTCGGCTCCGTCCTCACGCAGGCCTGCCTGGTGCAAAAGAGCGAGGAGGCCTGGCAGGCCTACTTCGACCTGGAGGTCCTGACCGACTGGCTGGAGGAGGAGATCCGCCGCGTGCTGCCCCAGGACGCGGAGAACCTTCTGGCCGGCTTCCGCGCCTGGCCGGAGATGGACGGCGCCAGCGGCTCCTTCCTGCCGGACGGCGTCGGCACCGGTGTGGCCAACCGCCACCGGCCCGACATGGACCGCCTGCCGCCGCTCCTCCGCTCCGTCTTCGCCCTCCTGGACGAGGCGGTCACCGCCTTCCACGCGGGCGGCCCCGCCGCGCTGCGCCGGAAGCTGGCCCCCGTCTACCGTCTGCTGCGGGAACAGGAGGCGGCCCAGCCCCGCGTCACCCTGACCGGCCACGCCCACATCGACCTGGTCTGGCTCTGGCCGGAAAAGACCGGGGAGCAGAAGGCCGTCCGCACCTTCGCCACCGTCAACCGCCTGGTCGACGCCTACCCGGAGTTCTATTTCGGCTATTCCCAGCCCGCCAGCTACGCCGCCGTCCAGCGGCGCGCGCCGGGCCTCATGCGGAAGGTGAAGCGCCAGATCCGGGGCGGCCGCTGGGAGGCCCTGGGGGCGATGTACATCGAGTCCGACACCCTGCTGGCCTGCGGCGAGGCGCTCCTGCGCAGCCTCACCCTGGGGCAGGAAGACTTCCGCCGGATCAACGGCAAGCCCTCGCCCGTCCTCTGGCTGCCGGACGCCTTCGGCTTCACCGCGTGCCTCCCCGCGCTCATGCGGCTGGCCGACGTGACCGGCTTCTACACGAACAAGCTTTCCTGGAACATGATCCACCGCTTCCCGCACAGCAGCTTCGTCTGGCGCGGGGCGGACGGCAGCGAGGTGCTGGCCCACGTCTCCCGCGCGACCGGCTACAACAACCCCGCCCGGCCGCGCAACCTGCGGCTGGAGGCGGAGGCCCACCGCCAGGCCGACCGCCATCCCGAGTTCCTCCTCCCCAGCGGCTGGGGCGACGGCGGCGGCGGGCCGACGGCCGACATCATCGAGCGCGTCCGCCGCCAGGCCGACCTGCGCAACCAGCCCCCGGCGCAGTGGGGCCGCATCGACGCCTTCTACCGCCGGATGGAGGCGGTCCGCGCCGCGCTCCCCGTCTGGCAGGGGGAGATCTATCTGGAGGCCCACCGCGGCACCTACACCACCCACGGGTGGATGAAGGAGGCCTACCGCCGCCTGGAGCGCGCCCTGCAGGCGTGGGAGGCGGCCCGCTGCGCCGGGGGAGGGGGACCGATCCCCGCCCATCCGTGGCAGCGCCTCGTCTTCGCCCAGTTCCACGACTTTCTCCCCGGCAGCTCGATCCACGAGGTCTACGAGGAGATGGTCCCCGAGCTGCAGGCCCTCGAAAAGGAGGCCCTGCGCGAGGCGAAGGCCTCCCTAGGCGCGGGCAAGGGCGGCGCGGGCTTCTTCAATCCCCAGCCCCATCCGCTCCCGGCCCAGGCGGGGGGAAAGACCGTCGTCGTCCCGCCGCTCGGCCACTCGTCCTCCGGCGCCGCCGCCGCGGGCGTGACGTGGGAGAAAAGCACCCTGGCCAACGGCCTCGCCGAGGCCCGCTTCGACGCGAAGGGTTCCCTGCGGTCGCTCGACCGCCAGGACGTCGCCGGGACGCGCCTCGTCGCCTACCGCGACGTGCCGTACGATTTGGAAGCCTGGGAGATCGACCGCCAGGCCCTCGACGCCGGGACGCCGCTGGTCCTCGACGGCGCGGGGAAGCCCGCTTCCGGCCCCGGCTGGAAAGGCGTCCGCCAGCGGTGGAAGACGGCCGGGGGCTCCACGGTCGACCTGTTCTGGAAGCTCCGCTCCGGATTCTCCGCGCTGGAGGCGGAGCTGGACGTCGACTGGCGCGAGCCGGAAACGCTCCTGCGCTTTGAGGTGCCGACGCCCTTCCGCGGCCAGGCGGCCCTCTTCGGCGCGCCGTACGGGGGCGCCTGGCGGCCCCAGCAGCCGGGCGATTCCCGCGCCTCCGCGCAATGGGAGGCGCCCGCCAGCCGCTGGGTCCTCTCCAGCGACGACGGGCGGCAGCAGGGAGTCTTCCTCCTGGCCGAGGCGAAGTATGGTTTCTCCGCCCGGGACGGCATCCTGGGAGTCAGCCTTCTCAAGTCGGCCAAGGTCACTCTTACCAACGCCTTCCCGGCCGCCTTCCGCGTGCCGGGGCCGCGCCGGGACGCCTTTTCCGACCTGGGCAAGTCCCGCATCCGGATCGCTCTGGGCGTCCTGGGGGCGCATTCCCGGCGGGAAGCCTACCCCGCCGCCCTGGCGGAGACGCTCTTTGCCGAGCCCCTGGCCGCGCCCGCGCCCCGGCGGGCCTTCCCGTTCCCGGTACTGGAGGGGATGCCCTCCGTGCTGCCCGCATGGGCCGCGCCGATCGGAAAAAACCGCTGGGTCCTTCGCCTTCACGAGACGATGGGGCGGAGCGGTACACTGCGCGTGGCCATGCCTGCGGGCTGGACGATCCGCCGTCTGGAAAAGGCATTCCCCGGCCCGGGAGACCGGGCGCTGCCGGGCGGACGGATCGAGGTGGCCCCCTTCGCTGTCCTGGGGCTGGAAATCCGCCAATAAATATCTGTTGCTTTAATGGCAGCTTTGGCGTTGACGGGGAGGGGGGCGGGTTCCATCCTCAAGCGCAGGAAAAATTCAATGCGCTTCCTCTTCATGCTTTGCCTGGCGGCCTCGCTTCCCTTCGCGGTCCGTCAGGATTTCAGCGTCGGCTCCTTTGGGGCGGACGAACGGGAATAGCCGGGTGCGTGTCGCCCGCCGGGAATTCCTGAAGGTCTTGGGCGGGGCCTCGCTGGCGTCGCTCCTGCCCGCCGCCGCCTTCGCCCTGCCAGGGGAAAGCCGCAGGGCGCCTTTCCGCCGCCTTTACAGCAGCGACACGACGAACATCCTCACCTGCGTCAGCCCGTGGCATGCGGAGGGCGCGCCGCTCGCCGCCCCGATGTTTGACGCGGTGGTGGATGAGGCCGCTGCCGCGGGGGCCGATGCCTTTCTCCTCCAACCCGGCCTGGGCTGGGTGCCCTGGTGGCCCAGCCGGGTGCTGCCGCTTTCCGAGCACGTCGCCTGGTTCCGCCAGCATTTCCATTTCCCGAAGGCGGACAATCCCTACCTCCGCTTCGTCCTGAACGGCGGCGACTTCGTGAAGCAGACGGTCGACCGCTGCCATGCCAAGGGGATGGCGGCGTTTATCAGCTACCGGCTGAACGACGCGCACGGGAAGGACAAGGCGGCGACGCCCTCTCCCGGTCATATCGATTCGCTCCCCCGCTTCTACGCCGACCATCCCGAATATCTCCTGGGCGCGCAACCCGCCGAAACCCAGGCCGCGTGGGCCAAGGACCTGCAGAATTGGGCGATCCCAGCCGTGCGCGACTTCAAGTTTGCCCTCATTCAGGAGCTCTGCCGCAATTACGACCTGGACGGCCTGGAACTCGACTTCGAGCGCGCTCCCTACTATTTCCGCCTGCGGGAGACCGATGCGGCGCAGCGGCGGCAGATCATGACCGAGTTCGTCGCCCGCGTCCGCCGCTGCCTGGACGAGACCGCCCGCCGGAGAGGGGGCCGCCGCCGCTGGCTCTCCGTCCGCGTCCCGGCCCTCCGCGTGCTGCACGATCCCATGGGCATCGACTGCGCGGCGATGGCTGCGGCGGGCGCCGACATGTTCGACCTCTCCACCTACGCGCACACGGAGCAGCGGAACGATTTGGCCGAGATCCGGCGGCAGGTCCCCGGCGCGGCGGTCTACCAGGAGATGACCCAGATCGCCTCCTTCAACAACCGCCCCACGGGCCGCTCCCAGCGGAGGATGACGCCGGAGATGTACGCCACCACCGCCCACCTGGCCTACGCGGGCGGGGCGGACGGGGTCGCGCTCTTCAACTTCCAGTATTACCGGGACTACCGGGATGCAGGTCAGCCCGCCGACCCGCCCTATACCGAGCCGCCCTTCCAGATCGTGCGCCCGCAGGGCGATCCCGCGCGCGTCGCGGAGTTCCCGCAGTTCTATTTCATCGGCCTCCCCTACAACAGCGACCCGCGCCGCCCCTACATCTTCCCGAAGGAGCCGAAGCTCGGCGAGCCCTTCACCGTGACGCTGGGGATGGCGCCGCCTGTCGGCGGCTGGAGGCGTTGCGGGCGGCTCCGCATCCAGGCGGAGCATCCCTTCGGCCCCGGGGAATGGGAGGCCCATCTCAACGGCACGCCCCTGACCTGGACGCCCGACGTGGCAGAACCCTATCCGTCCGTTTACCGCCAGCTTACCGGCACGCCGGAGGAGCACCGCGCCTGGCATGTCCCGGCGGCGCTGGCGCGGGAAGGGGAGAACCGGATCGACATCACGCTCAAGCACGGCGCGACGGCGAACCTGGTCTGGCTCGACCTCTCGATGCCGGATTAGATGCCGCCCAGAACGGCGGCGCAGGGAAACGCGGCCAGCCATTCGGAAAGGCGGCCTCCCCGCACCGGCCGGCCGGTGAAGAGTTCCACTCCGTCCGTTTCTTCCCAGAGGAGCCGCGTTTCCCTCCATTTTTCGCCCACGGGCGGCAGGCCGACGTTCCCCGGCAGGCGGGGGACGGCGACGGTGAGGGTCTTTCCCTCCCACGCGCGGGTGAAGGCGACGACGTGTTCCGCCAGCGGCCCTTCCGCGAGGACGGGGCGGTATTCCCCCTGCTGGAACAGCGCGGGGAAGCGCCGCCGCAGTTGCAGGAGCGTGCGCGTCAGGTGGAGCTTGATGCCGCCGTCCTGCCAGCCGGACAGGAGGTCCTCCGGCGTCCGCCCCGCCAGGCCGGAGAGGAGGGCCTGCCGCGCGGCGAAGTCGATGGGGCGGCGGTTGTCGGGGTCGACGAGGCTGAAGTCCCACACCTCGTTTCCCTGGTAGATATCGGGCATGCCGGGGGCGGCCAGCTTCAGCGTGGTCTGAGCCAGGGAGTTGACCATGCCGTGCTCCGCCAAAAGGCGGGCTTCCGGCAGGAAGAGGGGGAGGAAGCGCCCGGCGGGGGCCAGGATGCGCTCGACGAAGTTTTCCACGGCGGCGAGCCACGCCTCGTTCGGGTAGACCCAGTTCGTGTTCACCTTCGCCTCGGACACCGCCTTCCGCATGTAGCCTTTCATGCGGGAGACGAAGTCCGCGTCCGCCTCTTCCGCCCCTGGCGCCCACGCGCCCAGGAGGACTTGGTAGAGGAGGTATTCCTCGTTCGCGTCGGGAGCCAGCCGCCCGTCGACGACGGTCTTGAAAGGCCGGTTGTGGGCCGACCAGGCCCCCAAAATTTCCCGCCACCGCCCGGGCCGCTCGGAAAGGGCGTAGAGGCGGGCGCGGACGTCCTCGCTCACCTTCGTGTCGTGGGTGGAGGTGGTGAGCATTCCCTGGGGCTCCTCCGCCAGCCGCCGCGCGTTGGCGGCGTGGAATTCCTCCACCGTGCCCGCGCCCAGGCGGCCGATCTCCCCGCCCACCTCGTTCAGGCCGAAGAAGCGGACGTAGACGTAAAAGGAAGTGTCCTCCACCGATTTCGCCATCACCGCGCCGGTGGCTTGCTGGAACTTCAGCGTCCAGTCGTCCGTCGTCTGCTTGCGCAGGCCGGCCAGCGGGTCCTCGTGATAGGCGCCGCGCAGCACCTCGTGGACGAAGTCGAAGGGAAGGGGATCCAGGCAGCGGTTGCGCCGCTTGGCCTCCTCGCAGGCCTCGCGCAGCACCTTCCCGTCGGCGGGGCCGGAGGGAAACCCCGGCTGCCGGTAGGTGCGGTAGACGGAAAGGCAGGCCATCGTCTCCCGCACGGCCACGCGCAAGTCGTGCATCGTCAGGTCGCGCCAGCGGCGGTCGTATTCGATGATGCGGTCCAGACCGATGGCCAGGTTGCCGATGGCGTTGGCGAAGAGTTCCTCCAGGACGAAGCGCTTCTTCTCGTAAACCGTGTCCGCCGCGGTGGCCGTGATCCCGGTGAAGCGCTCGTAGGTCTCCGTGAGGTGGGGCGCGGCGGAGCCGTCCACCAGGACGTCGGCCAGCTGCGGGATGAACTCGTAGCCCGTCGCCCCGTGGATCGGCCAGACGGAGGGGAGTGTCTCTCCCGGAGCCAGGATCTTTTCAACCAGCGCGTAGAGAGGGCCGCCGCCCGGCGGCGTGCAGAGAGCCTGGAAGTCCTGAAGGTATTGGGTGGGATTCCAAAGCCCGTCGATGTGGTCCAGGCGGACGCCCCGTACCAGCCCCTCCGCGATGAGGGAGGCCAGGAGCGCGTGCGTCGCGCGCATGACCTCCATCTCCTCCACGCGCAGGCCGACGAGGGTGTCGATGGCGAAGAAGCGGCGGTAATTCGTCTCGTGCGCTCCGGTCTTCCAGAAGGCCAAGCGGTAGTTCTGGTCGTCCAGGAGCGCGTGGAGCCGGTCAAAGCTCCGCGCGTCGCCTGGGCGGCCATTGTAGTCCCGCAGCACCTCCTCCAGCGCGGCGGCCAGGGCCGGCTCCCCTTCCAGCAGGGCGGCCAGGGCCTCCTTCGCCAGCAGGAGGAGCCGCTCCCGCTCCTCGAACTCCTGCGGGGCGGGCGCCTCCCGGTCGGCGGGCTGGGGGAGGATTTGGAAGAGGCTCCGCGCGTGGTGGAGCCGCTCCTGGGCCGCGTTTTCCAGCGCGGGTTGGGCGGCGGTTTCCAGAGCCGTCAGAATTTGCGGGACGTGCTCCGGCCGGACGGGAAAGCGCGGCCCCTCCCCATAGGCGACGGCAAAGCTCCCCTCCGCGTAAGTGAGGCGCAGCTCACCGTTTTCCAGCAGCCGCCCGTAGTAGTCCCCCAGCATCGGCACCAGGACCCGCTCCCGCAATTGCTGGTGGCGGGGATACCACTCGATGTCGAAATAATGGGCATAGCGGCTCTGGCGGCCGTTCTCCAACACGTCAAACCACCAGCGGTTCACCGCGCTGGCGATGCCCATGTGGTTCGGGACGAAATCGACCAGACAGCCCATGTCTCGTTCCTTCAAGTCCGCGGCCAGAGAGCGGAAACCCTCCTCGCCCCCCAACTCCGGGTTAAGAACGGCGGCGTCGCTCACATCGTAGCCGTGAAGGCTGCCGGGAACGGCCCGGGTGATCGGGGAGAGATAGCAATCGGAGACGCCCAGATCGTCCAGATACGGAATGAGCGCCTGCAGGGCCTTGAACGGGAAGTCCTTGTGAAGCTGGAATCGGTAAGTCGCGGTGGGGAGGTGGGAGGCGGTCTTTAAGGCCATGGAGTGCCGTAACCTCCGCCAGGAAAAAGCCCGCGTCAACTTGCCCCCCCCCAGGGCCAAATTACCGTTTGCCATCCCCTCCGGCCTCCCATAAATTGAATCTTCCTTCCACAGAAAGGCACTTCCCATCATGGCCGATCTTCCCCCCCCCGACGAAACTCCCCAGATTCCCGACGACATCTTCGCCAACCTGGAACCGCTCGAGCCTGTGCCGCCTCGTCCGGCCGTCGTGGAAGGGGAATTCACCATCTCCCCCCCTCCGTCGAAGCTCCCGCTTCCGGCCGTGACCCCTCCCGCCGTCTCCGCGCCCTTGCCGCCCCCCCCCGGCGCGCCCAGCGCGCTTCCTTCCATCGGTGGCGCCCCGCTTCCGCCGGTCAATCCCTTGCCTCCCAAGGCGGGCGGCGCGCCCTTCGCCCCGCCCGCGCCTCCCATGGGCGGCGCGCCGGGCGGCTTCCGCCCCCCTCCGGGGCCGATCGCCAAAAACCCCCTGCCTCCCGATCCGGCCTCCTCCGCCAGCGCCTCCACCGCGGCCATTCCCGTGCCGCCGAAGGCCTCTTCCGGCGGAGCCCCCTTCAAGGCTCCCCTGGGCGGTTCCCCCCTCCATCCGTCGCTGCCCTCCGCCGCGCCGACGGCGGGCTCCATTCCCGCGCCCGCGCCGTTTGAGGCCGCCGCGCCGAAACCGGCCACTCCGTCGCCGGCCCCGGCGCCCGCTCCGGCCAAGCCCCTGCCCACTCCCGTCGCGCCCGTCGTCCAGGCCGCGCCTGCGGATGACAAGGGTGCCTTGGTCCTGGCGGGCGTCGCCGCCGCCGTCAACCTGGCGGCCGCCGCCTACATGGCGCTGACCTATCTGGGCATCCTCAGCTACTAACCCGCAACTCCCCGAAATTTATGGCAAGCGAACACGTCAAAACCGTTACGGCATCCGAATTCGATGCCGCCGTCCAATCCGCCCCCGTGGCCATCGTCGATTTCTGGGCCGAATGGTGCGGCCCGTGCAAGGCGCTGGCTCCCCTGCTGGACGAAATCGCCACCGAACAGGGCGGCAAAGTGAAGATCCTGAAAGTCAACGTCGACCAGGAAGGCCCCCTGGCTGCCAAGTACAACATCCAGTCGATCCCCACCCTCTATTTCTTCAAGAACGGCGAGCCTCAGGGCCAGCCGCAGGTCGGCCTCCTTTCCAAGAAGGCCCTCCTGGAAAAGATCGCCGCCGTCGCCTAAGCGGCGCGGCGGGCATCTTTTTAGTTGCCTATTCGGGGCGGATCGTGCATCTTCGCCCCTCCTCACCGCGGGGTGGAGCAGCCCGGTAGCTCGTCAGGCTCATAACCTGAAGGTCCTAGGTTCAAATCCTAGCCCCGCAACCCATTTCCGATCGTACGAAAAAAAGCCCGGCTTCCGCCGGGCTTTTTGTTTTTCAGGATCCGGCCTGGAAGCCGGTGTCGGTCCCTTTCCGGAAGGTGACGTAGGCGCGTCGCCAGGGTTGGTCATCGACTAATTTCCAGGCGTGGCCGCTGCCGGCGGTGTCTTCGGCGATCAAAATTTCCCCCGCTCGCAGGGTGAAGGCCTCTCCCGTCCGCGTAACGAATTCGAGCGTCCCCGCCAACGTGATGACGTATTGGGTGGTGGGTGCGGGGTGCCAGTCCAGGGAGGAATGGGGCGGCGATTCCTCGACATGGATTGTCTCCACGGCGGCGGCGTGATGGAGCCGCACGCTGCCCCGGGAGACGTGGGAGTGGCCGTCGGGACCGGTGTGCAGCCGGTAGGCGCGGATCATCGCAGGAGGTTGGTGACGGCCAGGTCGATCACCTCGCTGCCCCGGCCGTTGAGGACGGCCTTGGCGGCCCAGAGGTTGAAGCCGATGGCCTGACCCATTTGGACGGTGGGCGGCATGGAAAGCTCCAGCCGGTTCACCACCACGTCGACGAGGGCCGGGCCGTCATGGCGGAAGGCCGCGGCCAGGGCGGGCTTCAGGTCGGCGGGGTCCTCCACGCGTGCGGCGTGGAGTCCGGCGGCGCGCGCCAGCTCGGCGAAGTCT includes:
- a CDS encoding sodium/solute symporter (Members of the Solute:Sodium Symporter (SSS), TC 2.A.21 as described in tcdb.org, catalyze solute:Na+ symport. Known solutes for members of the family include sugars, amino acids, nucleosides, inositols, vitamins, urea or anions, depending on the system.); protein product: MVAIGLYISRKVKTSEDYFLAKRSLPGWLVGISIFATTISCLSFTAIPAFTFKHDYLWVSSSCVYIFVAVFAMYFIMPFFRKVQTPSGYEYLERRFGTWARVYLALGYVVMNSFRMGIILYAIALTFETATGIRLPWIVVVLGVTAAVYAISGGLEAVIWTDLFQSGILLVGAVVCIGAALHGVPGGFSHVAATAYHGGKMSLGSMDLSLTERTFWTIVITSIFSMSSASTTAQDAIQRYRAPESEKEARIALGVSAFTMVPVWLLFSFLGTVLWAFYQAFPDPHVQAMAQANPEKIVPYFIFTQLPSGLGGIVLAGMLMASVSAINGSLNACAATATSDFYERFIAPGRPPRHYLSAGRWISCLFGAGMIGMALLVYWFRQSTLQDLQALMIMIITAGSFGLFMIGFLSRRVDNFSAAWATGLTVAGVSLWVFLQSDWARLRWPGLSPYLPNLFWLSVFSNVSLFALAWLIARLFNRRCRHSLTDLTIFTLRKEDAGH
- a CDS encoding sialate O-acetylesterase, producing MKQLLRIAAAVLLLAASPAWAALRLPALFADHMVLQAGAPAAVWGWADPGAEVTVTFSGQEPVHAAAGSDGRWKAALPALDAGARGTLAVESKGTKKEIADVLAGQVWLCSGQSNMEYNVDAPASRYAPREKEVDGNVALAHKEAAPLEGAIRYFQVTRFGADAPQDDVKGSWIVVTPENVGECSAVAWNFALRVHDALRQPVGLILSTWGGTPVQSWLPREALDATSVAADIWKHHAELIAQFPAAKKKYDADLAAWKAANPTPELQAENKRKMPRMPYYATCSLAPVRLYNGMIHGLAPYTLSGFLWYQGEADGKNPTQYAEQIRALVNAWRKDWEAELPFFYVELAGCGNPPQKPAEGGTAYIREAQAGVLQLPKTGVAIAVDLGLPKNIHPPFKKEVGNRLAGLALEKVYGQRVGGVDSPQFEGFAVEGNSVRLKFTHAEGLRAKDGGPLKGFALRGAHGDWVWGDARIDGQDIVVSSPSVSAPAAVRYGWASYPTLSVENAAGLPLRPFRTDPETPDAPAPVPIGTPVK
- a CDS encoding glycoside hydrolase family 38 C-terminal domain-containing protein, coding for MRSPLLPFPQLLFPRLRRALNRLALGIWHDPLNLEVSRTEARRGEFPFADARRAKRKPMTLPGVWQAPGFSTTWFRVRLPAGRKARPGDHLRWEDNAEATAWADGEPLYGFDATHRQWPWPAGAREVWIESIFCQSGIWHAAAKGIGPLGSVLTQACLVQKSEEAWQAYFDLEVLTDWLEEEIRRVLPQDAENLLAGFRAWPEMDGASGSFLPDGVGTGVANRHRPDMDRLPPLLRSVFALLDEAVTAFHAGGPAALRRKLAPVYRLLREQEAAQPRVTLTGHAHIDLVWLWPEKTGEQKAVRTFATVNRLVDAYPEFYFGYSQPASYAAVQRRAPGLMRKVKRQIRGGRWEALGAMYIESDTLLACGEALLRSLTLGQEDFRRINGKPSPVLWLPDAFGFTACLPALMRLADVTGFYTNKLSWNMIHRFPHSSFVWRGADGSEVLAHVSRATGYNNPARPRNLRLEAEAHRQADRHPEFLLPSGWGDGGGGPTADIIERVRRQADLRNQPPAQWGRIDAFYRRMEAVRAALPVWQGEIYLEAHRGTYTTHGWMKEAYRRLERALQAWEAARCAGGGGPIPAHPWQRLVFAQFHDFLPGSSIHEVYEEMVPELQALEKEALREAKASLGAGKGGAGFFNPQPHPLPAQAGGKTVVVPPLGHSSSGAAAAGVTWEKSTLANGLAEARFDAKGSLRSLDRQDVAGTRLVAYRDVPYDLEAWEIDRQALDAGTPLVLDGAGKPASGPGWKGVRQRWKTAGGSTVDLFWKLRSGFSALEAELDVDWREPETLLRFEVPTPFRGQAALFGAPYGGAWRPQQPGDSRASAQWEAPASRWVLSSDDGRQQGVFLLAEAKYGFSARDGILGVSLLKSAKVTLTNAFPAAFRVPGPRRDAFSDLGKSRIRIALGVLGAHSRREAYPAALAETLFAEPLAAPAPRRAFPFPVLEGMPSVLPAWAAPIGKNRWVLRLHETMGRSGTLRVAMPAGWTIRRLEKAFPGPGDRALPGGRIEVAPFAVLGLEIRQ